In the genome of Drosophila pseudoobscura strain MV-25-SWS-2005 chromosome 3, UCI_Dpse_MV25, whole genome shotgun sequence, one region contains:
- the LOC4805192 gene encoding protein prickle isoform X11, producing the protein MSDLLIGLSIGFAIFTVTTAVVLIRRKQKAARNVGYTISECAPVVVTSATHTAPGGYPVTQLPPPGYPAGNAYAAPYPAQTTGNVTVQMPMPMQQQHQQMPMPGMQTHGVAYPPYPGAGASNMNPPTYDMAVASPGPSVMPAGYEKQSPYNPNFGQ; encoded by the exons ATGTCCGACTTATTGATTGGCCTGTCAATCGGCTTTGCTATATTCACCGTTACCACGGCTGTGGTTCTTATACGACGCAAGCAGAAGGCTGCCCGAAATGTTGGCTATACAATCAGTGAATGTG CTCCAGTAGTGGTGACTTCTGCTACACACACAGCCCCTGGAGGTTATCCTGTTACACAATTGCCCCCGCCTGGCTATCCGGCTGGAAATGCCTACGCCGCTCCATATCCGGCACAGACCACTGG CAATGTGACTGTTCAGATGCCCATGCcgatgcaacagcagcatcagcagatgCCGATGCCAGG GATGCAAACGCATGGCGTGGCATATCCCCCGTATCCTGGGGCGGGAGCATCCAATATGAATCCGCCGACATACGATATGGCCGTTGCTAGTCCCGGGCCCAGTGTGATGCCCGCTGGCTATGAGAAGCAGTCGCCCTACAATCCCAACTTTGGGCAGTAA
- the LOC4805192 gene encoding melanoma-associated antigen E1 isoform X6: MDDSGLYWILFFTFSVFFLTSVAAFLTRGRNQRAQLTKCAAPVVVTSATHTAPGGYPVTQLPPPGYPAGNAYAAPYPAQTTGNVTVQMPMPMQQQHQQMPMPGMQTHGVAYPPYPGAGASNMNPPTYDMAVASPGPSVMPAGYEKQSPYNPNFGQ, from the exons ATGGATGATTCGGGCCTATACTGGATACTCTTCTTCACATTCTCTGTCTTCTTCCTGACCTCAGTGGCGGCATTTCTCACCCGCGGACGCAATCAAAGGGCGCAGCTAACCAAATGTGCAG CTCCAGTAGTGGTGACTTCTGCTACACACACAGCCCCTGGAGGTTATCCTGTTACACAATTGCCCCCGCCTGGCTATCCGGCTGGAAATGCCTACGCCGCTCCATATCCGGCACAGACCACTGG CAATGTGACTGTTCAGATGCCCATGCcgatgcaacagcagcatcagcagatgCCGATGCCAGG GATGCAAACGCATGGCGTGGCATATCCCCCGTATCCTGGGGCGGGAGCATCCAATATGAATCCGCCGACATACGATATGGCCGTTGCTAGTCCCGGGCCCAGTGTGATGCCCGCTGGCTATGAGAAGCAGTCGCCCTACAATCCCAACTTTGGGCAGTAA
- the LOC4805192 gene encoding protein prickle isoform X9, which yields MDFWSVFMFFVLTFLIMSCCGYCCTSRRQGAVLSTPVVVTSATHTAPGGYPVTQLPPPGYPAGNAYAAPYPAQTTGNVTVQMPMPMQQQHQQMPMPGMQTHGVAYPPYPGAGASNMNPPTYDMAVASPGPSVMPAGYEKQSPYNPNFGQ from the exons ATGGATTTCTGGAGCGTTTTCATGTTCTTTGTCTTGACGTTCCTCATAATGAGCTGCTGCGGCTACTGCTGCACCAGCAGGCGCCAAGGCGCGGTGCTCTCCA CTCCAGTAGTGGTGACTTCTGCTACACACACAGCCCCTGGAGGTTATCCTGTTACACAATTGCCCCCGCCTGGCTATCCGGCTGGAAATGCCTACGCCGCTCCATATCCGGCACAGACCACTGG CAATGTGACTGTTCAGATGCCCATGCcgatgcaacagcagcatcagcagatgCCGATGCCAGG GATGCAAACGCATGGCGTGGCATATCCCCCGTATCCTGGGGCGGGAGCATCCAATATGAATCCGCCGACATACGATATGGCCGTTGCTAGTCCCGGGCCCAGTGTGATGCCCGCTGGCTATGAGAAGCAGTCGCCCTACAATCCCAACTTTGGGCAGTAA
- the LOC4805192 gene encoding protein shisa-5 isoform X7: protein MTHSAIENYIPFLLINIVVIVIICSGLHCCRVWCRRKKEAPVVVTSATHTAPGGYPVTQLPPPGYPAGNAYAAPYPAQTTGNVTVQMPMPMQQQHQQMPMPGMQTHGVAYPPYPGAGASNMNPPTYDMAVASPGPSVMPAGYEKQSPYNPNFGQ, encoded by the exons ATGACACATAGTGCTATTGAGAATTACATTCCCTTTCTACTTATCAATATAGTGGTAATCGTAATCATCTGTTCCGGCCTGCATTGCTGCAGGGTTTGGTGCAGACGGAAGAAGGAAG CTCCAGTAGTGGTGACTTCTGCTACACACACAGCCCCTGGAGGTTATCCTGTTACACAATTGCCCCCGCCTGGCTATCCGGCTGGAAATGCCTACGCCGCTCCATATCCGGCACAGACCACTGG CAATGTGACTGTTCAGATGCCCATGCcgatgcaacagcagcatcagcagatgCCGATGCCAGG GATGCAAACGCATGGCGTGGCATATCCCCCGTATCCTGGGGCGGGAGCATCCAATATGAATCCGCCGACATACGATATGGCCGTTGCTAGTCCCGGGCCCAGTGTGATGCCCGCTGGCTATGAGAAGCAGTCGCCCTACAATCCCAACTTTGGGCAGTAA
- the LOC4805192 gene encoding protein prickle isoform X4 — protein MVFFIVMLILVLIRIRRARRMRLANGAIVSNAPVVVTSATHTAPGGYPVTQLPPPGYPAGNAYAAPYPAQTTGNVTVQMPMPMQQQHQQMPMPGMQTHGVAYPPYPGAGASNMNPPTYDMAVASPGPSVMPAGYEKQSPYNPNFGQ, from the exons ATGGTGTTCTTCATAGTGATGTTGATCCTAGTTCTGATACGCATCCGTCGGGCCCGTCGAATGCGTCTGGCCAATGGTGCTATAGTCTCGAATG CTCCAGTAGTGGTGACTTCTGCTACACACACAGCCCCTGGAGGTTATCCTGTTACACAATTGCCCCCGCCTGGCTATCCGGCTGGAAATGCCTACGCCGCTCCATATCCGGCACAGACCACTGG CAATGTGACTGTTCAGATGCCCATGCcgatgcaacagcagcatcagcagatgCCGATGCCAGG GATGCAAACGCATGGCGTGGCATATCCCCCGTATCCTGGGGCGGGAGCATCCAATATGAATCCGCCGACATACGATATGGCCGTTGCTAGTCCCGGGCCCAGTGTGATGCCCGCTGGCTATGAGAAGCAGTCGCCCTACAATCCCAACTTTGGGCAGTAA
- the LOC4805192 gene encoding protein prickle isoform X2: protein MPHVPGEKDLTISTIVLCSIFVIVLCAILTVIIRSAIRKRKQRTEDKGVIAATPVVVTSATHTAPGGYPVTQLPPPGYPAGNAYAAPYPAQTTGNVTVQMPMPMQQQHQQMPMPGMQTHGVAYPPYPGAGASNMNPPTYDMAVASPGPSVMPAGYEKQSPYNPNFGQ from the exons ATGCCGCATGTGCCCGGTGAAAAGGATCTGACGATCTCAACGATTGTCTTGTGCTCGATCTTCGTGATTGTTCTCTGTGCAATACTGACGGTCATAATACGCTCTGCCATCCGTAAAAGAAAGCAAAGGACAGAGGACAAGGGTGTCATTGCAGCAA CTCCAGTAGTGGTGACTTCTGCTACACACACAGCCCCTGGAGGTTATCCTGTTACACAATTGCCCCCGCCTGGCTATCCGGCTGGAAATGCCTACGCCGCTCCATATCCGGCACAGACCACTGG CAATGTGACTGTTCAGATGCCCATGCcgatgcaacagcagcatcagcagatgCCGATGCCAGG GATGCAAACGCATGGCGTGGCATATCCCCCGTATCCTGGGGCGGGAGCATCCAATATGAATCCGCCGACATACGATATGGCCGTTGCTAGTCCCGGGCCCAGTGTGATGCCCGCTGGCTATGAGAAGCAGTCGCCCTACAATCCCAACTTTGGGCAGTAA
- the LOC4805192 gene encoding protein shisa-5 isoform X3 gives MNFFIFVPWDDDIVAINVAYIGAFVPFLVLLVCASCCCCVKKSKERRQKTDPPVVVTSATHTAPGGYPVTQLPPPGYPAGNAYAAPYPAQTTGNVTVQMPMPMQQQHQQMPMPGMQTHGVAYPPYPGAGASNMNPPTYDMAVASPGPSVMPAGYEKQSPYNPNFGQ, from the exons ATGaactttttcattttcgttcCTTGGGATGATGATATTGTGGCTATAAATGTGGCGTACATTGGCGCTTTCGTGCCGTTTCTAGTGCTATTGGTCTGTgcttcttgctgctgctgtgtcaaAAAATCCAAGGAAAGACGTCAAAAGACGGACC CTCCAGTAGTGGTGACTTCTGCTACACACACAGCCCCTGGAGGTTATCCTGTTACACAATTGCCCCCGCCTGGCTATCCGGCTGGAAATGCCTACGCCGCTCCATATCCGGCACAGACCACTGG CAATGTGACTGTTCAGATGCCCATGCcgatgcaacagcagcatcagcagatgCCGATGCCAGG GATGCAAACGCATGGCGTGGCATATCCCCCGTATCCTGGGGCGGGAGCATCCAATATGAATCCGCCGACATACGATATGGCCGTTGCTAGTCCCGGGCCCAGTGTGATGCCCGCTGGCTATGAGAAGCAGTCGCCCTACAATCCCAACTTTGGGCAGTAA
- the LOC4805192 gene encoding protein shisa-5 isoform X8: MDSVWIPIISFIVFLLVSVVMFTTLFCLAKKFRRMAPVVVTSATHTAPGGYPVTQLPPPGYPAGNAYAAPYPAQTTGNVTVQMPMPMQQQHQQMPMPGMQTHGVAYPPYPGAGASNMNPPTYDMAVASPGPSVMPAGYEKQSPYNPNFGQ, encoded by the exons ATGGACTCCGTTTGGATTcccattatttcatttattgtGTTTTTGTTAGTCTCCGTTGTTATGTTTACAACACTGTTCTGTCTGGCCAAGAAGTTTAGGAGAATGG CTCCAGTAGTGGTGACTTCTGCTACACACACAGCCCCTGGAGGTTATCCTGTTACACAATTGCCCCCGCCTGGCTATCCGGCTGGAAATGCCTACGCCGCTCCATATCCGGCACAGACCACTGG CAATGTGACTGTTCAGATGCCCATGCcgatgcaacagcagcatcagcagatgCCGATGCCAGG GATGCAAACGCATGGCGTGGCATATCCCCCGTATCCTGGGGCGGGAGCATCCAATATGAATCCGCCGACATACGATATGGCCGTTGCTAGTCCCGGGCCCAGTGTGATGCCCGCTGGCTATGAGAAGCAGTCGCCCTACAATCCCAACTTTGGGCAGTAA
- the LOC4805192 gene encoding protein prickle isoform X5: MLAFFIALSIACTIFVITSIVVCIRRKQKANRNIGYTINDAPVVVTSATHTAPGGYPVTQLPPPGYPAGNAYAAPYPAQTTGNVTVQMPMPMQQQHQQMPMPGMQTHGVAYPPYPGAGASNMNPPTYDMAVASPGPSVMPAGYEKQSPYNPNFGQ; the protein is encoded by the exons ATGTTGGCGTTTTTCATAGCTCTGTCTATCGCTTGCACGATATTTGTCATTACATCAATTGTGGTTTGCATACGGCGCAAGCAAAAGGCAAACCGAAATATTGGATACACAATCAATGACG CTCCAGTAGTGGTGACTTCTGCTACACACACAGCCCCTGGAGGTTATCCTGTTACACAATTGCCCCCGCCTGGCTATCCGGCTGGAAATGCCTACGCCGCTCCATATCCGGCACAGACCACTGG CAATGTGACTGTTCAGATGCCCATGCcgatgcaacagcagcatcagcagatgCCGATGCCAGG GATGCAAACGCATGGCGTGGCATATCCCCCGTATCCTGGGGCGGGAGCATCCAATATGAATCCGCCGACATACGATATGGCCGTTGCTAGTCCCGGGCCCAGTGTGATGCCCGCTGGCTATGAGAAGCAGTCGCCCTACAATCCCAACTTTGGGCAGTAA
- the LOC4805192 gene encoding uncharacterized protein isoform X10 — MCFLLLLCQKIQRKTSKDGPSSSGDFCYTHSPWRLSCYTIAPAWLSGWKCLRRSISGTDHWQCDCSDAHADATAASADADARDANAWRGISPVSWGGSIQYESADIRYGRC; from the exons atgtgcttcttgctgctgctgtgtcaaAAAATCCAAAGAAAGACGTCAAAAGACGGACC CTCCAGTAGTGGTGACTTCTGCTACACACACAGCCCCTGGAGGTTATCCTGTTACACAATTGCCCCCGCCTGGCTATCCGGCTGGAAATGCCTACGCCGCTCCATATCCGGCACAGACCACTGG CAATGTGACTGTTCAGATGCCCATGCcgatgcaacagcagcatcagcagatgCCGATGCCAGG GATGCAAACGCATGGCGTGGCATATCCCCCGTATCCTGGGGCGGGAGCATCCAATATGAATCCGCCGACATACGATATGGCCGTTGCTAG
- the LOC4805192 gene encoding uncharacterized protein isoform X1, with amino-acid sequence MASFNLHLWQPVSICRCNGLDDPPPAIGSRDGVHRRLDSLLVSTWLRCPANLRTDSVSCHSSSGDFCYTHSPWRLSCYTIAPAWLSGWKCLRRSISGTDHWQCDCSDAHADATAASADADARDANAWRGISPVSWGGSIQYESADIRYGRC; translated from the exons ATGGCctcatttaatttgcatttgtggCAACCAGTTTCGATTTGTAGATGCAATGGCTTGGACGACCCTCCTCCTGCTATTGGCAGTCGCGATGGTGTTCATCGCCGTTTGGATAGCTTGCTTGTGTCTACGTGGCTGCGTTGCCCTGCAAATCTACGAACAGATTCTGTGTCTTGCCA CTCCAGTAGTGGTGACTTCTGCTACACACACAGCCCCTGGAGGTTATCCTGTTACACAATTGCCCCCGCCTGGCTATCCGGCTGGAAATGCCTACGCCGCTCCATATCCGGCACAGACCACTGG CAATGTGACTGTTCAGATGCCCATGCcgatgcaacagcagcatcagcagatgCCGATGCCAGG GATGCAAACGCATGGCGTGGCATATCCCCCGTATCCTGGGGCGGGAGCATCCAATATGAATCCGCCGACATACGATATGGCCGTTGCTAG
- the bic gene encoding transcription factor BTF3 homolog 4 yields the protein MNPEKLKKLQAQVRIGGKGTPRRKKKIVHSTPATDDKKLQSSLKKLSVNTIPGIEEVNIIKNDGTVIHFNNPKAQASLPTNTFAITGHGENKTITEMVPGILTQLGPQDINQLKKLATEIANKSAAGGAAGAAGADAGDDDVPDLVENFEEVAIAAAKADEKAGEVAASA from the coding sequence ATGAATCCGGAGAAGCTTAAGAAGTTGCAAGCGCAGGTGCGCATTGGCGGCAAGGGCACCCCCCGTCGCAAGAAGAAGATTGTGCACTCCACCCCCGCAACCGACGACAAGAAGTTGCAGTCGTCGCTGAAGAAGTTGTCGGTGAATACCATTCCCGGCATTGAGGAGGTGAACATCATCAAGAATGATGGCACCGTCATCCACTTCAACAACCCCAAGGCGCAGGCTTCGCTGCCAACCAACACGTTCGCCATCACTGGACACGGTGAGAACAAGACGATCACCGAGATGGTGCCTGGCATCCTCACACAACTGGGACCCCAGGACATCAATCAGTTGAAGAAGCTGGCCACGGAAATCGCCAACAAGAGCGCCGCCGGTGGTGCTGCCGGCGCTGCTGGAGCGGATGCCGGTGACGATGATGTGCCCGATCTGGTCGAGAACTTCGAGGAGGTGGCTATTGCCGCTGCCAAGGCTGACGAGAAGGCTGGTGAAGTGGCGGCCTCGGCCTAA